From Hymenobacter sedentarius, a single genomic window includes:
- a CDS encoding DUF5602 domain-containing protein: MRKLTHLTVSLTRMALLVGLGFIAPSCSQQEIAEPKLQSATEEAAKADKTKTFYGPAVPLGQGVGRAWVMVDATGTPLSIGVDLSAKSVLNQGTTQVDYVFQLPKQVAVPPFDHIELGWNPQGHEPEHVYDVPHFDLHFYMIPSSVQATIPFLAPPAMDVALAPKYVAPAYILTPGLVPNMGAHLVDVLSAEFQPGGVFTKTFIYGSYKGNLIFLEPMFTLAYLSEQKTETTPIRQPSAFQRAGYYPTSYTISYDDSPKQYHISLDNLTYHRAN; this comes from the coding sequence ATGAGAAAGCTAACTCATTTAACCGTTTCACTAACCCGGATGGCGCTGCTCGTGGGGCTGGGATTTATTGCCCCTTCCTGCTCGCAGCAGGAAATAGCAGAGCCCAAGTTGCAAAGCGCAACTGAAGAAGCAGCTAAAGCCGACAAAACCAAAACGTTTTATGGGCCGGCAGTGCCACTGGGCCAGGGCGTAGGCCGGGCGTGGGTGATGGTAGATGCCACCGGGACCCCGCTGTCTATCGGGGTTGACTTATCGGCCAAGTCGGTGCTGAACCAGGGAACAACTCAGGTGGATTATGTTTTTCAACTTCCTAAGCAAGTGGCCGTGCCTCCCTTCGACCATATTGAGCTGGGCTGGAACCCGCAGGGGCACGAGCCGGAGCATGTGTATGACGTGCCCCATTTTGACCTGCATTTCTATATGATACCCTCTTCCGTGCAGGCTACCATCCCATTTCTGGCACCCCCGGCCATGGATGTGGCACTCGCACCAAAATACGTAGCTCCTGCTTACATACTAACCCCCGGCTTGGTGCCCAATATGGGCGCCCATTTAGTGGATGTCTTATCTGCTGAATTTCAGCCCGGCGGGGTTTTTACGAAGACCTTCATTTATGGAAGCTACAAGGGCAATCTGATTTTCCTGGAGCCCATGTTTACGCTTGCTTACCTGAGCGAGCAGAAAACGGAAACGACTCCCATCCGGCAGCCATCCGCATTTCAGCGAGCCGGTTATTATCCCACCAGCTACACCATCAGCTACGACGATTCACCGAAGCAATACCATATATCGCTGGATAACCTGACGTATCACCGAGCGAACTAA
- a CDS encoding sensor histidine kinase, which yields MEDCQARAQAELLTLALINLLDDACKYSLAGSPVLVSLAASPGGGIYTVRDTGPGIGADALPHIFEPMYRAEAERTRFSGNGVGLSLVQRVAELHGGVAAKSVVEEGTEFKFWL from the coding sequence GTGGAGGACTGCCAGGCCCGGGCCCAAGCCGAGCTGCTCACCCTGGCCCTCATCAACCTGCTCGACGATGCCTGCAAGTACTCGCTTGCCGGCTCCCCCGTGCTGGTGAGCCTGGCGGCCAGCCCAGGCGGCGGCATTTATACCGTGCGCGACACCGGCCCCGGCATCGGCGCCGATGCGTTGCCACACATCTTCGAGCCGATGTATCGGGCCGAGGCCGAGCGCACCCGCTTTAGCGGCAACGGCGTGGGGCTGAGCCTGGTGCAGCGCGTGGCCGAGCTCCACGGCGGCGTTGCCGCCAAATCGGTAGTTGAGGAAGGCACGGAGTTTAAATTCTGGCTGTGA
- a CDS encoding efflux RND transporter periplasmic adaptor subunit: MKRMFMLLSCGVLVYTTGCSEEKKEVEEQIKLVATSPLQKDTTVTKEYVAQIHSIQRIELRALEKGYLEKIFVDEGQHVKQGQLMFQIKPTVYQAELKKSQAEANYVGLEYDNTKKLADKNIVSKSELALAQAKYDKANADVSLAQTHLQFTTVKAPFSGIMDHFQGRLGSLVDEGDLLTTLSDNSKMWVYYNVPEAEYLAYKAHAKASDSAQKVKLLMANNEVFNQPGVVQTIEADFNNETGNIAFRATFPNPDGLLRNGETGSVLMTVPMKNALLIPQKATFEILEKKYVYVVDNKNVVHQREIGIASEMPDLYVIKSGLAATEKILLEGLRKVKDGDKVSFDFKAPQSVLSHLKVYSE; encoded by the coding sequence ATGAAAAGAATGTTCATGCTGCTGAGCTGCGGTGTTTTGGTTTACACAACCGGCTGCTCGGAAGAAAAAAAGGAAGTTGAAGAGCAGATTAAGCTGGTAGCCACCAGCCCCTTGCAGAAAGACACGACCGTTACCAAAGAGTACGTCGCCCAGATTCACTCCATCCAGCGGATTGAGCTGCGGGCCTTGGAGAAAGGGTACCTGGAAAAGATTTTTGTCGACGAGGGGCAACACGTGAAGCAAGGGCAGCTCATGTTTCAGATTAAGCCCACGGTGTACCAGGCCGAGCTGAAGAAGTCGCAGGCCGAAGCCAACTACGTGGGGCTGGAATACGACAACACCAAAAAGCTGGCCGACAAGAACATTGTCTCCAAGAGCGAGCTGGCGCTGGCCCAGGCCAAATACGACAAGGCCAATGCCGACGTATCGCTGGCCCAGACGCACCTGCAGTTCACCACCGTGAAAGCCCCGTTTAGCGGCATCATGGACCATTTCCAGGGCCGACTGGGTAGCCTGGTGGATGAGGGCGACTTGCTGACGACGCTCTCCGACAACAGCAAAATGTGGGTGTACTACAATGTGCCGGAAGCCGAATACCTGGCTTATAAAGCCCACGCCAAAGCCAGCGACAGCGCCCAGAAAGTGAAGCTGCTGATGGCCAACAACGAGGTATTCAACCAGCCCGGCGTGGTGCAAACCATCGAAGCTGACTTCAACAACGAAACCGGCAACATCGCCTTCCGGGCCACCTTCCCCAACCCCGACGGGCTGTTGCGCAACGGCGAAACCGGCAGCGTGCTCATGACGGTGCCCATGAAGAATGCCCTGCTAATTCCGCAGAAAGCCACGTTCGAAATTCTGGAGAAGAAATACGTCTACGTGGTCGACAACAAAAACGTGGTGCACCAGCGGGAAATCGGCATCGCCTCGGAAATGCCCGACCTGTACGTCATCAAAAGCGGCCTGGCCGCCACCGAGAAGATACTGCTGGAAGGCCTGCGCAAGGTGAAGGACGGCGACAAGGTGAGCTTCGACTTTAAGGCCCCGCAGTCGGTCCTCTCGCACCTGAAAGTGTACAGCGAGTAA
- a CDS encoding efflux RND transporter permease subunit encodes MFSKFIRRPVFAIVISIVILLMGGLAIMKLPTSQFPEISPPMVMVAAAYPGASAKVLTESVLIPLEQAVNGVPGMKYMTSDAVSAGEANIQIVFNLGTDPDQAVVNVNTRIAQVLNRLPELVQREGVVVNRVVPNMLMYVNLYSKDKNTDMKYLFNFAGVNMIPELQRLSGIGRASILGSRQYAMRVWLKPDRMRAYNISVDDIMKALGEQSVIGSPGRIGRSDGQQAQSLEYVLSYTGRFNDVEQYKNVILKANANGESLHLRDVANVELGSEFYDIYSNLNQYPSAAIVLKQTYGSNASDVIKEVKAKLEELKKTSFPPGMDYKISYDVSNFLDASIENVIHTLRDAFILVALVVYLFLGDWRSTLIPALAVPVSLIGSFMAMQAFGLTINMITLFALVLSIGIVVDNAIVVIEAVHAKMEEEHLSPYNAVKKVVGEISGAIIAITIMMTAVFVPVSFMSGPVGIFYRQFSITMATAIVISGLVALTLTPVLCAMILKNNHGQPKKKTPMQRFFDWFNRGFEKLTNSYTGLLEKIVANRLITFAMLLLFGLGIWAVTARLPAGFIPSEDQGLIYAIVQTPPGTTLEQTNAVSQRLSQLAKDVPGIANISTLAGYEVLTEGRGSNAGTCMIDLKPWSERKESIADIIGALEKKAKQIPGATIEFFEPPAVPGYGAAGGFQLQLLDKTNTGDYKALEKVNEEFMTQLKKRKELAGLFTFFSADYPQYELKIDNELAMQKGVSIGNAMNTLSIMVGSTYELGFIKYQRFFKVYVQASPEYRKLPQDILNMWAKNDKGEMVPFSAFMKIVKSQGANEINRYNMYTTASIRGGAAAGYSSGEAIKAVQEAAKTLPRGYDIDWGGLSKDEVSRGNEATVIFLVVLLFVYLVLAAQYESFLLPLAVVFSLIAGVFGSFLFIKMMGLANDIYAQVGLVMLVGLLGKNAVLIVEFAAQKHAEGMSVRDAAIEGARVRFRPILMTSFAFIAGLIPLVVATGAGAIGNRTIGTSALGGMLFGTVFGVIIIPGLYYFFGTLAGDHKLIRDENESPIFEGVEPRVLIEETEPYA; translated from the coding sequence ATGTTTAGTAAATTCATTCGTAGGCCAGTATTCGCCATTGTTATTTCGATTGTCATCCTGCTCATGGGCGGGCTGGCCATCATGAAACTGCCTACGTCCCAGTTTCCGGAGATTTCGCCACCCATGGTCATGGTGGCGGCCGCGTACCCCGGCGCCAGTGCCAAGGTGCTCACCGAGTCGGTGCTGATTCCGCTGGAACAGGCCGTGAACGGCGTGCCGGGCATGAAGTACATGACCTCCGACGCTGTGAGCGCCGGCGAAGCCAACATCCAGATTGTCTTCAACCTCGGCACGGACCCCGACCAAGCTGTGGTGAACGTGAACACCCGCATTGCGCAGGTGCTCAACCGCTTGCCCGAGCTGGTGCAGCGCGAAGGCGTGGTAGTAAACCGCGTGGTGCCCAACATGCTGATGTATGTGAACTTGTACAGCAAGGACAAGAACACCGACATGAAGTACCTGTTCAACTTCGCCGGGGTGAACATGATACCCGAGCTGCAGCGCCTGAGCGGTATCGGCCGGGCCAGCATTCTGGGCAGCCGGCAGTACGCCATGCGCGTGTGGCTCAAGCCCGACCGGATGCGCGCCTACAACATCTCGGTTGATGACATCATGAAAGCCCTGGGCGAGCAGAGCGTTATCGGCTCGCCGGGCCGCATCGGCCGCTCCGACGGCCAGCAGGCGCAGTCGTTGGAGTACGTGTTGAGCTATACCGGCCGCTTCAACGACGTGGAGCAGTATAAAAACGTCATCCTCAAGGCCAATGCCAACGGCGAGAGCCTGCACCTGCGCGACGTGGCCAACGTGGAGCTGGGCTCGGAGTTCTACGACATCTACTCCAACCTCAACCAGTACCCGTCGGCGGCCATCGTGCTGAAGCAGACCTATGGCTCGAACGCCAGCGACGTAATTAAAGAAGTGAAAGCCAAGCTGGAGGAGCTGAAGAAAACCAGCTTCCCGCCCGGCATGGATTACAAAATCAGCTACGACGTGTCGAACTTCCTCGACGCTTCGATTGAGAACGTAATCCACACCCTGCGCGACGCCTTTATTCTGGTGGCGCTGGTGGTGTACCTGTTCCTGGGCGACTGGCGCTCGACGCTGATTCCCGCGCTGGCCGTGCCGGTGTCGCTCATCGGCTCGTTTATGGCCATGCAGGCGTTCGGCCTCACCATCAACATGATTACGCTGTTTGCATTGGTGCTCTCGATTGGTATTGTGGTCGACAACGCCATTGTGGTGATTGAAGCCGTGCACGCCAAAATGGAGGAAGAGCACCTCTCGCCCTACAACGCCGTGAAGAAGGTGGTGGGCGAAATCAGCGGGGCCATTATCGCCATCACCATCATGATGACGGCCGTGTTTGTGCCGGTGTCGTTCATGAGCGGCCCGGTGGGCATTTTCTACCGCCAGTTCTCCATCACCATGGCCACGGCCATCGTGATTTCCGGCCTCGTTGCCCTCACGCTGACGCCGGTGCTCTGCGCCATGATTCTGAAAAACAACCACGGCCAGCCCAAGAAGAAAACGCCCATGCAGCGCTTCTTCGACTGGTTCAACCGCGGGTTTGAAAAACTCACCAACAGCTACACCGGCCTGCTGGAGAAGATTGTGGCCAACCGGCTCATCACCTTCGCCATGCTGCTTTTGTTTGGCCTGGGCATCTGGGCCGTCACAGCCCGGCTGCCGGCCGGCTTTATTCCCAGCGAAGACCAGGGCCTGATTTACGCCATTGTGCAAACGCCGCCCGGCACCACGCTGGAGCAAACCAATGCCGTGTCTCAGCGCCTTTCGCAGCTGGCCAAAGACGTGCCCGGCATCGCCAACATTTCCACGCTGGCGGGCTACGAAGTATTGACCGAAGGCCGCGGCTCCAACGCGGGCACTTGTATGATTGACCTCAAGCCGTGGTCGGAGCGCAAGGAATCCATCGCCGACATCATCGGGGCGCTGGAGAAAAAGGCCAAGCAGATTCCGGGTGCGACCATCGAATTCTTCGAGCCACCGGCAGTACCGGGCTACGGCGCCGCGGGCGGATTCCAGCTCCAGCTGCTCGACAAAACCAACACGGGCGACTACAAGGCGCTGGAAAAGGTGAACGAGGAGTTCATGACCCAGCTCAAGAAGCGCAAGGAGCTGGCCGGCCTGTTCACCTTCTTCTCGGCCGACTACCCGCAGTACGAGCTCAAGATTGACAACGAGCTGGCCATGCAGAAAGGCGTGAGCATCGGCAACGCCATGAACACGCTTTCCATCATGGTGGGCTCGACGTACGAGCTGGGCTTCATCAAGTACCAGCGCTTTTTCAAGGTGTACGTGCAAGCTTCGCCGGAATACCGCAAGCTGCCCCAGGACATCCTGAACATGTGGGCGAAAAACGACAAAGGCGAAATGGTGCCGTTCTCGGCCTTCATGAAAATCGTGAAGTCCCAGGGCGCCAACGAAATCAACCGCTACAACATGTACACCACGGCCTCCATCCGGGGCGGTGCCGCCGCTGGCTACAGCAGCGGCGAGGCCATCAAAGCGGTGCAGGAAGCCGCCAAGACCCTGCCCCGCGGCTACGACATCGACTGGGGCGGCCTGTCGAAAGACGAAGTGTCGCGCGGCAACGAAGCCACCGTTATTTTCCTGGTCGTGCTGCTATTTGTGTACCTGGTGCTCGCGGCGCAGTACGAAAGCTTCCTGCTGCCGCTGGCCGTGGTATTCTCGTTGATAGCCGGGGTCTTCGGGTCGTTCCTGTTCATCAAAATGATGGGCCTGGCCAATGACATCTATGCGCAGGTGGGCCTCGTGATGCTGGTGGGCTTGCTGGGCAAGAACGCCGTACTGATTGTGGAATTCGCCGCCCAGAAACACGCCGAAGGGATGTCGGTCCGCGATGCGGCCATTGAAGGCGCCCGGGTGCGTTTCCGCCCGATTCTGATGACCTCCTTTGCCTTCATCGCCGGCCTGATTCCGCTGGTGGTGGCCACCGGCGCCGGTGCCATCGGCAACCGTACTATCGGTACCTCGGCGCTCGGCGGCATGCTGTTCGGCACCGTGTTCGGGGTTATCATCATCCCCGGCTTGTACTACTTCTTCGGCACCCTGGCCGGCGACCACAAATTGATTCGGGACGAAAACGAATCCCCGATTTTCGAAGGTGTTGAGCCTCGCGTACTAATTGAAGAAACAGAGCCTTATGCTTAA
- a CDS encoding TolC family protein, with the protein MLKKRIYQCLSAAGLALAVGACKTPELVVKNESRNTPASYSTATAASPDSANMARVKWKQFFTDPNLKSLIETALQNNQELNITLQEIEIARNEVRARSGEYLPFVSIGGRADVEKVGRYTLQGATEEQVDIKENRRTPDPLTNFQLGAFATWEVDIWHKLRNAKKAAAMRYLASVEGKNFMMTNLIAEIANSYYELLALDNQLAIVKQNIGIQSNALELVKLQKESARATELAVKRFEAQVQHTKSLQYKLQQSIVETENKLNYLAGRYPQPVARNDESFNDLVPNVITAGMPTQLLTNRPDIRQAEQLLVAAKLDVQVARTNFYPSLRLTGGLGLAAFNPALLISTPESVLYSLGGDLVAPLFNRNGIKAFYYNANAQQTQAVYKYEKTVLNAYVEVSNQLASIGNLAKSYDAKAKEVAALNQSVEISNSLFRSARADYTEVLFTQRDALESKFDLIETKMQQLNATVNVYRALGGGWN; encoded by the coding sequence ATGCTTAAGAAACGCATTTATCAATGCCTAAGCGCCGCCGGCCTAGCCTTAGCCGTGGGCGCCTGCAAAACGCCGGAGCTGGTGGTGAAAAACGAAAGCCGCAACACGCCGGCCAGCTATTCCACGGCCACCGCCGCCAGCCCGGACAGCGCCAACATGGCCCGGGTGAAGTGGAAGCAGTTTTTCACCGACCCCAACCTGAAAAGCCTGATTGAAACAGCCCTGCAAAACAACCAGGAGCTGAACATCACGCTGCAGGAAATCGAAATTGCCCGCAACGAAGTCCGCGCTCGCAGTGGCGAGTACTTGCCTTTCGTGAGCATAGGGGGCCGGGCCGATGTGGAGAAGGTGGGCCGCTACACGCTGCAAGGCGCTACCGAGGAGCAGGTCGACATCAAGGAAAACCGCCGCACGCCCGACCCGCTCACCAACTTCCAGCTGGGCGCTTTTGCCACCTGGGAGGTCGATATCTGGCACAAGCTGCGCAACGCGAAGAAGGCCGCGGCCATGCGGTACCTGGCCTCGGTGGAGGGCAAGAACTTCATGATGACGAACCTGATTGCGGAGATTGCCAACTCGTATTATGAGCTGCTGGCGCTTGATAATCAGCTGGCCATTGTGAAGCAGAACATCGGCATTCAGAGCAACGCGCTGGAGCTGGTGAAGCTCCAGAAGGAATCGGCGCGCGCCACGGAGCTGGCCGTAAAACGCTTTGAGGCCCAGGTGCAGCACACCAAAAGCCTGCAATACAAGCTCCAGCAAAGCATCGTCGAGACCGAGAATAAGCTCAACTACCTGGCTGGCCGGTACCCGCAGCCGGTGGCGCGCAACGACGAGTCGTTCAACGATTTGGTGCCGAACGTAATCACGGCCGGCATGCCCACCCAATTGCTGACCAACCGCCCCGATATCCGGCAGGCCGAACAGCTGTTGGTAGCCGCTAAGCTGGACGTGCAGGTGGCCCGTACCAACTTTTATCCGTCGCTACGCCTCACCGGTGGCCTGGGGCTGGCCGCTTTCAACCCTGCTCTGCTCATCTCCACTCCCGAATCCGTGCTGTATTCGTTGGGTGGCGATTTGGTAGCGCCGTTGTTTAACCGCAACGGCATCAAGGCCTTCTATTACAACGCCAATGCCCAGCAAACCCAGGCGGTGTACAAGTACGAAAAGACCGTTCTGAATGCTTATGTCGAGGTTTCCAATCAGCTCGCCAGCATCGGCAACCTGGCAAAAAGCTACGATGCCAAAGCCAAGGAAGTAGCCGCGCTGAATCAATCGGTAGAAATTTCCAACAGCCTCTTCCGCTCTGCCCGGGCCGATTACACCGAAGTGCTGTTCACCCAGCGCGACGCCCTGGAATCAAAGTTTGACCTTATCGAAACCAAAATGCAGCAGCTCAATGCCACGGTCAATGTGTATCGGGCCTTGGGTGGCGGCTGGAATTAA
- a CDS encoding DUF6252 family protein produces the protein MKKSLLLLPWWVLMGCHKKDPNPAEQLPVASQTGANTFGCLVNGQPWTPKGNNGSSNYSVSYDRTYKNGTLNVGTYRYIGTGANDYQLVGFYADSIPAPGTYSLAIVNHHEGIFLDRTKTCQFPGNDAYYRKGSLTITRLDVQAGIISGTFAFTLYKPGCDSIRVTSGRFDKKL, from the coding sequence ATGAAAAAGTCCCTCTTGTTGCTGCCCTGGTGGGTGTTAATGGGCTGTCACAAGAAAGACCCAAATCCCGCGGAGCAACTGCCTGTGGCCTCCCAGACCGGAGCGAACACCTTCGGCTGCCTCGTCAACGGTCAGCCCTGGACCCCGAAGGGAAACAATGGCTCGTCCAACTACAGCGTGTCCTACGATAGAACGTACAAAAATGGCACCCTCAACGTGGGCACGTATCGCTACATTGGCACCGGCGCGAATGACTATCAACTCGTCGGCTTCTATGCGGATAGCATCCCCGCCCCGGGCACTTATTCCTTGGCTATTGTCAATCACCACGAAGGAATTTTCCTCGACAGAACTAAAACCTGCCAATTTCCCGGCAATGACGCTTATTACCGCAAAGGCAGCCTGACCATCACCCGCTTGGATGTGCAAGCCGGTATCATTTCGGGCACGTTCGCCTTTACCCTCTACAAGCCCGGCTGCGATTCTATTCGCGTGACCAGCGGACGCTTCGACAAGAAACTCTAA
- a CDS encoding type I restriction enzyme HsdR N-terminal domain-containing protein, with protein MQALDLPPFDAKLTQSATNQPLIWDGLRRKHVVLTPEEWVRQHVVHYLTGHLGYPRGLLALERGLRYNQRQKRTDLLALDAAGQPLLLVECKAPAVPITAAVAHQATTYNQTIGAPLLLLTNGLVHYCWRVNFEKRTNERLEEIPPFAVAVRL; from the coding sequence ATGCAAGCTCTGGACCTGCCGCCTTTCGACGCCAAACTTACGCAATCGGCCACGAACCAACCACTCATCTGGGACGGACTGCGGCGCAAGCACGTCGTGCTCACGCCCGAGGAATGGGTGCGCCAGCACGTCGTGCATTACCTCACCGGCCACCTGGGCTACCCGCGTGGCCTGCTGGCCCTGGAGCGCGGCCTGCGCTACAACCAGCGCCAGAAGCGCACCGACCTGCTGGCGCTGGATGCCGCCGGCCAGCCCCTGCTGCTGGTGGAGTGCAAAGCGCCAGCCGTGCCCATCACGGCCGCCGTGGCTCACCAAGCCACCACCTACAACCAAACCATTGGCGCCCCGCTGCTGCTGCTCACAAACGGCCTGGTGCACTACTGCTGGCGCGTGAACTTTGAGAAGCGCACCAACGAGCGCCTAGAGGAAATCCCGCCGTTTGCTGTGGCGGTGCGGCTGTAG
- a CDS encoding AMP nucleosidase — MKTKEEIVNNWLPRYTGVPLNEFGQYILLTNFSNYVYMFAEQFECEVRGLDKPMQTATANGITIINFGMGSPMAATVMDLLSAIKPKAALFLGKCGGLKKTKLGDLVLPIAAIRGDGTSDDYLPKEIPALPSFRLQRAVSSMIKKHELDYFTGTVYTTNRRVWEHDTEFKDYLRRVRAMAVDMETATIFVVGFMNDIPHGALLLVSDNPMTPEGVKTSESDSKVTTDYVKRHLQIGIESLQELQFSGESVKHMRFE, encoded by the coding sequence ATGAAGACCAAAGAAGAAATTGTTAACAACTGGCTGCCGCGCTACACCGGCGTGCCGCTGAATGAGTTTGGGCAGTACATCCTGCTCACCAACTTCAGCAACTACGTGTACATGTTTGCCGAGCAGTTCGAATGTGAAGTGCGGGGCCTCGACAAGCCCATGCAAACGGCCACGGCCAACGGCATCACCATCATCAACTTCGGCATGGGCTCGCCCATGGCCGCCACGGTGATGGACCTGCTCTCGGCCATCAAGCCCAAGGCGGCGCTGTTTCTGGGCAAGTGTGGTGGGCTGAAAAAAACCAAGCTTGGCGACCTGGTGCTGCCCATCGCGGCCATTCGCGGCGACGGTACTTCCGACGACTACCTGCCCAAGGAAATTCCGGCGCTGCCCTCCTTCCGCCTGCAGCGCGCCGTGTCGTCGATGATTAAAAAGCACGAGCTTGATTACTTCACCGGCACCGTGTACACCACCAACCGCCGCGTGTGGGAACACGACACCGAGTTTAAGGACTACTTGCGCCGGGTGCGCGCCATGGCCGTCGACATGGAAACCGCCACCATTTTCGTGGTCGGCTTCATGAACGACATTCCCCACGGCGCCCTGCTGCTGGTGAGCGACAACCCCATGACCCCCGAAGGCGTGAAAACCTCGGAGTCGGACTCAAAAGTGACTACCGATTATGTGAAGCGCCACCTGCAAATCGGCATCGAGTCGCTGCAGGAGCTGCAGTTTTCGGGCGAGTCGGTGAAGCACATGCGCTTCGAGTAA
- a CDS encoding amidohydrolase, whose protein sequence is MRNFTNLLRQKAGISVLALGALAGCQAKREPVDLLVTNATVYTVDSTFSKAQAFAVKDGKFVAVGSSDDLKGRYAATKEVDAKGQFIYPGFYDAHCHFYRYSLGLSSANLVGTTSWEDVLQKLQAHRQKFPQAAWLLGRGWDQNDWPNKQFPTKDALDRLFPDVPVAITRVDGHAALVNQKALDLAGITAATPISGGTITRDAQGRLTGLLVDNATRLVGKDIPAPSAAEANQLLLQGQQNCLAVGLTSLADAGLDKANIDQMAALQQQGKLKLRLYAMMAPTPSNRAYYLKNGPILTDQLTVNSFKVYADGALGSRGACLVEPYADRPKETGFLLSTVKEYRALAKELAASKFQMNTHAIGDSANRVILNIYGEALKGQKDRRWRIEHAQVITPADMPKFGQFGIVPSVQPTHATSDMYWAGERLGTARLKTAYAYRELLKQYGQLALGSDFPVEDINPLYGFHSAVARQDAKNFPKGGFQMENAISRPDALRGMTTWAAHAGFEEKRKGQIKPGMLADFVVMRTDLLTAPNEQLRDAKVLQTWIGGQQVFERK, encoded by the coding sequence ATGAGAAACTTTACCAATCTGTTGCGGCAGAAAGCGGGCATTTCCGTGCTTGCGCTGGGCGCCCTGGCTGGCTGCCAAGCCAAGCGCGAGCCCGTGGATTTGCTCGTTACCAACGCTACGGTTTACACCGTTGATTCGACCTTTTCCAAAGCCCAGGCTTTTGCGGTGAAAGACGGCAAGTTTGTGGCCGTGGGCAGCTCCGATGACCTAAAGGGCCGGTACGCCGCCACGAAGGAAGTTGATGCCAAGGGGCAATTTATCTACCCCGGCTTCTACGATGCGCACTGCCACTTCTACCGCTATTCGCTGGGCCTGAGCTCCGCCAATCTGGTGGGCACCACTTCCTGGGAAGACGTGCTGCAGAAGCTGCAAGCGCACCGCCAGAAGTTTCCGCAGGCGGCCTGGCTCTTAGGCCGCGGCTGGGATCAGAACGACTGGCCAAACAAGCAGTTCCCTACCAAAGACGCGCTGGACCGGCTGTTTCCCGATGTGCCGGTGGCTATCACCCGCGTCGATGGCCACGCTGCCCTCGTCAACCAAAAGGCCCTGGACCTGGCCGGCATTACGGCCGCTACGCCTATTAGCGGGGGCACCATCACGCGCGATGCCCAGGGCCGCCTCACCGGCCTGCTTGTCGACAACGCCACCCGCCTGGTCGGCAAAGACATCCCAGCCCCCTCCGCGGCCGAAGCCAACCAGCTGCTGCTGCAAGGCCAGCAAAACTGCCTGGCCGTGGGCCTCACCAGCCTCGCCGATGCCGGCCTCGACAAGGCCAACATCGACCAGATGGCCGCGTTGCAGCAGCAGGGCAAGCTCAAGCTGCGGCTCTACGCCATGATGGCCCCCACCCCATCCAACCGGGCTTATTACCTGAAAAACGGCCCAATTCTCACCGACCAACTCACGGTAAACTCCTTCAAGGTGTACGCCGATGGGGCGCTGGGCTCCCGCGGGGCCTGCCTGGTGGAACCCTATGCCGACCGGCCCAAGGAAACAGGGTTTTTGCTTTCCACCGTGAAGGAATACCGCGCCCTGGCCAAGGAGCTGGCCGCGTCGAAATTCCAGATGAACACCCACGCCATCGGCGACTCCGCCAACCGGGTTATCCTCAATATCTACGGCGAGGCGCTGAAGGGCCAGAAAGACCGCCGCTGGCGCATCGAGCACGCCCAGGTCATCACCCCGGCCGACATGCCCAAGTTCGGGCAGTTTGGCATCGTGCCCTCGGTGCAGCCCACCCACGCCACTTCCGACATGTATTGGGCCGGCGAGCGCCTGGGCACCGCCCGCCTCAAAACGGCCTACGCCTACCGGGAGCTGCTGAAGCAATACGGCCAGCTGGCCCTGGGCTCCGACTTTCCCGTGGAAGACATCAACCCGCTGTATGGCTTCCACTCGGCCGTGGCCCGGCAGGATGCCAAAAACTTCCCCAAAGGCGGCTTCCAGATGGAAAACGCCATCAGTCGCCCCGACGCCCTGCGCGGCATGACCACCTGGGCCGCCCACGCCGGCTTCGAAGAGAAGCGCAAGGGCCAAATCAAGCCCGGCATGCTGGCCGATTTCGTGGTGATGCGGACCGATTTGCTGACGGCCCCGAACGAGCAGCTGCGCGATGCCAAGGTGCTGCAAACCTGGATTGGCGGCCAGCAGGTATTTGAGCGTAAGTAG